A single window of Candidatus Methylacidiphilales bacterium DNA harbors:
- a CDS encoding acyloxyacyl hydrolase gives MKTHFYALALLLASGISSLQAGSDQLRIAPALNEPRFVEDRISVQAVTGALFSGTGIGPKIPTFNYAQTNLRLGWMLNTPNPEGGFFAGNWEALAELSASGVFDGFGSVVIGPTALVRYNFVQPNWKVVPYVQAGAGIVYTDAYEDDNQQAIGQAIEFTPQASVGFKFLVNEEWSVDLEGMFHHISNASIAERNHGVNALGGFIGATYNFDKLWN, from the coding sequence GTGAAAACACATTTCTACGCGCTGGCTTTGTTGCTCGCTTCGGGGATTTCCTCTCTCCAAGCAGGTTCCGATCAGCTGCGCATCGCTCCCGCTTTGAACGAACCCCGCTTTGTCGAGGACCGCATTTCGGTCCAAGCGGTGACTGGCGCCCTCTTCTCCGGCACCGGCATCGGCCCCAAGATCCCTACCTTCAATTACGCCCAAACCAACCTCCGCCTCGGCTGGATGTTGAATACCCCCAATCCCGAGGGCGGGTTTTTCGCCGGCAACTGGGAAGCCCTGGCCGAACTCTCCGCCAGTGGCGTTTTCGACGGCTTCGGCTCGGTCGTCATCGGTCCGACCGCACTGGTGCGCTACAATTTCGTCCAACCCAATTGGAAGGTCGTCCCCTACGTCCAAGCCGGTGCTGGCATTGTCTACACCGACGCTTACGAGGACGACAACCAGCAAGCCATCGGTCAGGCCATTGAGTTCACCCCCCAGGCCAGTGTTGGATTCAAATTCCTGGTGAACGAGGAGTGGTCGGTTGACCTCGAAGGCATGTTCCACCACATCTCCAACGCCAGCATCGCCGAGCGCAATCACGGCGTGAACGCGCTCGGGGGCTTCATCGGGGCCACCTACAATTTCGACAAGCTCTGGAATTGA
- a CDS encoding GNAT family acetyltransferase: MSKDTPIHVRFYRAEDRERIRQICCDTGFLGQPIDPVFQDRELFADYLTAYYTDIEPESSVVLEAEGRVQGYILGSRHPAKQDAFDRRAAPGLFLRGIIRYATVYNAASRRYVRWILSRGWREVPARPEKMAHFHINLLSPYRTVRGTHDLIDFFLDYLHRTGEAAVYGQMVTFEKRRGERMFARYGFEVKDCVEVTKYRHLVPTPVYLFTVVKDLRKNPRLYGTDLWKVGKEDQGTLEGGA; encoded by the coding sequence ATGAGCAAAGACACCCCGATCCACGTGCGTTTTTACCGGGCGGAGGACCGTGAACGGATCCGTCAAATTTGTTGCGATACGGGATTCCTGGGCCAGCCGATTGATCCGGTGTTCCAGGACCGCGAGCTCTTTGCGGATTACCTCACGGCCTATTACACCGACATCGAGCCCGAATCCAGTGTCGTGCTGGAGGCGGAAGGGCGGGTTCAGGGCTACATCCTCGGGTCGCGACATCCGGCCAAGCAGGATGCCTTCGACCGGCGCGCGGCCCCCGGCCTATTTCTCAGGGGCATCATCCGGTACGCCACCGTCTACAATGCGGCTTCGCGGCGATACGTCCGCTGGATTCTGTCCAGAGGCTGGCGGGAAGTGCCCGCCCGGCCGGAGAAGATGGCCCATTTCCACATCAACCTGCTTTCGCCCTATCGAACCGTGCGCGGCACCCATGACCTGATCGATTTCTTTCTGGATTACCTGCACCGCACGGGCGAAGCGGCGGTCTATGGGCAGATGGTGACCTTTGAGAAGCGGCGCGGGGAGCGCATGTTCGCGCGCTATGGATTTGAGGTGAAGGACTGTGTGGAAGTGACCAAGTACCGCCATCTGGTGCCCACGCCGGTCTACCTTTTCACCGTGGTCAAGGATCTGCGGAAAAACCCGCGCCTCTACGGGACCGATCTCTGGAAGGTTGGAAAGGAAGACCAGGGAACTTTGGAGGGCGGGGCATGA
- the trxA gene encoding thioredoxin encodes MASANVVELNGANFQSQVLDNKGTVLVDFWAEWCGPCKMIAPLLDQIADANPGKVTIGKVDVDKNNDIAARYNIRAIPTLIIFQGGQIKEQVVGMTSKAALEQKLGLA; translated from the coding sequence ATGGCCAGCGCAAATGTCGTCGAACTCAATGGTGCCAACTTCCAGTCCCAAGTGCTGGATAACAAAGGAACCGTCCTGGTGGATTTCTGGGCGGAATGGTGCGGCCCCTGCAAGATGATCGCCCCCTTGTTGGACCAGATCGCCGATGCCAATCCGGGCAAGGTCACGATCGGCAAGGTGGATGTCGACAAAAACAACGACATTGCCGCCCGTTACAACATCCGCGCCATCCCCACCCTGATCATCTTTCAAGGTGGCCAGATCAAAGAGCAGGTTGTTGGCATGACCTCCAAGGCCGCCCTCGAACAGAAACTCGGCCTCGCCTGA
- the ruvX gene encoding Holliday junction resolvase RuvX codes for MSRVMALDYGSKRVGVALSDPTGNLASALPPLPTTPFTKLFGTLRALVREKEVDLILVGLPRNMDGSYGPSARSAEEFARRLKEVVPIPIRMVDERLSTVEAAKKLREGGTRSRQQKEKIDGASAQVMLQSFLDTPKE; via the coding sequence ATGAGCCGGGTGATGGCGCTTGATTACGGGAGCAAACGCGTCGGGGTGGCCCTCAGCGACCCCACCGGCAACCTCGCTTCTGCCCTGCCCCCTTTGCCCACCACCCCCTTCACCAAGCTTTTTGGCACCCTCCGGGCCTTGGTGCGCGAAAAAGAAGTCGACCTGATCCTGGTCGGCCTGCCCCGCAACATGGACGGAAGCTACGGCCCCTCCGCCCGGTCTGCCGAGGAATTCGCCCGCCGCCTCAAGGAAGTCGTCCCCATCCCCATCCGCATGGTCGACGAACGCCTCAGCACAGTGGAAGCGGCAAAAAAACTGCGTGAGGGGGGCACCCGCTCCCGCCAACAGAAAGAAAAAATCGACGGCGCTTCGGCACAGGTCATGCTGCAAAGCTTTCTTGACACGCCCAAGGAATGA
- a CDS encoding winged helix-turn-helix transcriptional regulator produces the protein MKGKFLKKVAKNPKLIILTEIKRSQGLSVSELCDRIGLSYMGVKQHCIALEKEGYLDTWRRPKGMGRPEKAYRLTDTAQEFFPSEFSNFTTSILDSLQEVYGPNAPEKILFNIYQHEGTKLSAAVNGTSLEEKARALAALRDDRGYMSEYYFDRESGKHQIVEFNSPILACAERFPILRELERTMFERVLGATVQRREERISGLFKCVFELS, from the coding sequence ATGAAGGGGAAATTTCTCAAGAAAGTGGCCAAAAATCCGAAGCTGATCATCCTGACGGAGATCAAGCGGAGCCAGGGGCTTTCGGTTTCGGAATTGTGCGACCGCATCGGCCTCTCCTACATGGGGGTCAAGCAACATTGCATCGCTTTGGAAAAAGAAGGCTACCTCGATACCTGGCGGCGGCCGAAGGGAATGGGCCGTCCGGAAAAAGCCTACCGCCTGACCGATACCGCGCAGGAGTTTTTCCCGAGCGAATTCAGCAATTTCACCACCAGCATCCTTGATTCGCTCCAAGAGGTCTACGGCCCCAACGCCCCGGAGAAAATCCTCTTCAACATCTACCAACACGAAGGCACCAAACTGTCCGCCGCGGTCAATGGAACCAGCCTGGAAGAAAAAGCCCGAGCCCTGGCCGCACTGCGGGACGACCGCGGCTACATGAGCGAGTATTATTTCGACCGCGAATCCGGAAAGCACCAGATCGTGGAATTCAATTCACCCATCCTGGCCTGTGCCGAGCGTTTCCCGATTCTGCGCGAATTGGAACGCACGATGTTCGAGCGGGTGCTGGGTGCCACTGTGCAGCGTCGTGAAGAGCGGATTTCCGGCCTCTTCAAGTGTGTGTTCGAGTTGAGTTGA
- a CDS encoding glycosyltransferase: protein MKICDATQFYSEVGGGVRRYLQEKRRYVLEHTEDEHILLVPGDRTGVVRDGRLTTCSVRSPRINRSSRYRILFNLARAEEFIHREKPDLIESGDPYHLGWRMIDAAHGNNIPVVGFYHSHFPEAYLRTAFKYCGPWVREVGLAYAQDYIVRLYNDFDVTLVPSEHLARLLAGWGVATTRPVRLGVDIAVFRPGPRDPAVRERLGLPADRILLLYVGRLAGEKNTPLLMEAFDRLESAHPGRYTYLVIGDGAQRPKVRELQDRIPHFQWMSYCHDSGELADIYRAADLFVHPGVCETFGLVTLESQACGCPVVGIHGTYMDALIAAGLEDWADANTPEALALAIDRYSRTDLAARGQAASEHVRARYSWKTVFDDVWKIYRAAIEQNRERRRHGALHADFHIPIA, encoded by the coding sequence ATGAAGATTTGCGATGCTACCCAGTTCTATTCCGAGGTCGGGGGAGGGGTGCGCCGTTACCTTCAGGAGAAACGGCGTTATGTTCTCGAGCACACCGAGGACGAACACATTCTCCTGGTACCCGGGGATCGGACGGGGGTGGTGCGCGATGGCCGGCTGACCACCTGCAGCGTCCGTTCCCCCCGCATCAACCGCAGTTCGCGTTACCGCATCCTCTTCAACCTGGCCCGTGCCGAGGAGTTCATCCACCGGGAAAAACCCGACCTGATCGAGTCCGGCGATCCTTATCACTTGGGTTGGCGGATGATCGATGCCGCCCACGGAAACAACATCCCGGTCGTGGGTTTCTACCATTCGCATTTTCCCGAGGCCTACCTGCGCACGGCTTTCAAATATTGTGGTCCATGGGTGCGCGAGGTCGGTCTGGCCTATGCCCAGGATTACATTGTCAGGCTCTACAATGACTTCGACGTCACCTTGGTGCCCTCCGAGCACCTGGCCCGTCTGCTGGCCGGATGGGGCGTGGCGACGACACGCCCGGTGCGATTGGGGGTGGACATCGCGGTTTTCCGGCCCGGTCCGCGTGATCCGGCCGTGCGGGAAAGGCTGGGACTGCCGGCCGACCGCATCCTGCTCTTGTATGTCGGGCGTCTGGCCGGCGAGAAAAACACCCCGTTGTTGATGGAAGCTTTCGACCGGCTGGAGTCTGCGCATCCGGGCCGGTATACCTATCTGGTGATTGGCGATGGGGCGCAACGGCCCAAGGTGCGGGAGTTGCAGGACCGCATCCCGCACTTCCAGTGGATGTCCTACTGTCATGATTCGGGGGAATTGGCGGACATCTACCGGGCCGCCGATCTGTTTGTTCATCCAGGGGTTTGCGAGACATTCGGTCTGGTCACCCTGGAGAGCCAGGCCTGCGGGTGCCCGGTGGTGGGCATCCACGGCACTTACATGGATGCGTTGATCGCCGCCGGACTGGAAGACTGGGCCGATGCCAACACCCCGGAGGCCCTGGCCCTGGCCATCGACCGGTACTCCCGCACCGATCTGGCCGCCCGGGGACAAGCGGCCAGCGAACATGTCAGGGCCAGGTATTCCTGGAAAACCGTCTTTGATGACGTCTGGAAGATCTATCGTGCCGCGATTGAACAAAACCGGGAGCGCCGGCGGCACGGTGCGCTCCACGCCGATTTCCATATCCCTATCGCATGA
- a CDS encoding type III pantothenate kinase, producing MPPAPGPALLVNINNTWTKFCPLVGGRLGRIERCLTRDLQPAFLRRIQRRHPGHPLVVCSVVPQARKLLDQVWPAKQLLDLDHRNLPGIKIKYPRPKQIGADRLANTVAVCHLHPLPAIVVDLGTALTFDIISSRAEYLGGVIAPGLQAFTDYLHERTALLPRVKLTRPSRAVGKSTREAICIGAFHGYRGLVQEVLSQVRAELGSKNATVITTGGDCLMMKGALKGVDVVDPLLGLRGLKIVAHHLLG from the coding sequence ATGCCTCCCGCCCCGGGCCCTGCCCTCCTGGTCAATATCAACAACACTTGGACGAAGTTCTGTCCCCTCGTCGGTGGGCGCCTCGGTCGCATCGAACGCTGTTTGACCCGCGATCTCCAACCCGCCTTCCTGCGCCGCATCCAACGGCGCCACCCCGGACACCCCCTCGTGGTCTGTAGTGTGGTCCCGCAGGCCAGAAAACTCCTCGACCAGGTATGGCCTGCCAAACAGCTCCTGGATTTGGACCACCGCAACCTGCCCGGCATCAAGATCAAGTACCCCCGACCCAAACAAATCGGTGCCGACCGTCTCGCCAATACCGTCGCCGTCTGCCACCTCCACCCCCTCCCCGCCATTGTCGTCGATCTCGGAACCGCCCTGACCTTCGACATCATTTCCAGCCGTGCGGAATACCTAGGCGGGGTCATCGCCCCGGGCCTGCAGGCCTTCACCGACTATCTCCATGAAAGAACCGCCCTCCTGCCGCGCGTCAAGTTGACCCGCCCCAGCCGTGCCGTGGGCAAAAGCACCCGCGAAGCCATCTGCATCGGCGCCTTCCACGGTTACCGCGGCCTGGTCCAGGAGGTCCTTTCCCAGGTCCGGGCCGAACTCGGTTCGAAAAATGCCACCGTCATCACCACCGGGGGGGATTGCCTCATGATGAAAGGCGCCCTCAAGGGCGTCGACGTTGTCGACCCCCTCCTCGGGCTGCGCGGATTGAAAATCGTTGCCCACCATCTTCTGGGGTGA
- the trpA gene encoding tryptophan synthase subunit alpha — MPTIFWGEKVPLTVNRIDRLFQNLSSRQSRAFVAYLVAGDPSPDLTPALVAALERAGTDVVELGVPFSDPLADGVVNQLGAQRALEAGTTVAGVFSIVEKIRASTQIPLVLFTYYNPVHHYGLDRFLADCERTGVDGILLLDLPPEEAGPEWNAHPGVRRISLIAPTTPEERIGKITAASSGFIYYVSREGVTGMQTSVSSSMEERVALIRRHTFLPVCVGFGISNPEQARQVARAAQGVVVGSAIVDRIASWRNEADLAARLEAFVQPLAAACHQP; from the coding sequence TTGCCCACCATCTTCTGGGGTGAGAAAGTGCCCCTGACCGTGAACCGCATCGACCGCCTTTTCCAGAATCTTTCCTCCCGCCAGTCCCGTGCCTTCGTGGCCTATCTCGTCGCCGGCGACCCCTCCCCGGACCTCACCCCGGCCCTGGTGGCCGCGCTAGAACGGGCCGGTACCGACGTGGTCGAACTCGGCGTTCCCTTCTCCGACCCCCTCGCCGACGGGGTGGTCAACCAATTGGGGGCGCAACGCGCGCTCGAAGCCGGAACCACCGTGGCCGGCGTCTTCTCCATAGTGGAAAAAATCCGGGCCTCCACGCAAATCCCCCTCGTTCTTTTCACCTATTACAATCCGGTCCACCACTATGGCCTCGACCGCTTTCTGGCCGACTGCGAACGCACCGGCGTCGACGGCATTCTCCTCCTCGACCTTCCTCCGGAGGAAGCCGGCCCGGAATGGAACGCCCACCCCGGCGTCCGCCGGATCAGCCTCATCGCCCCGACCACACCCGAGGAACGAATCGGCAAAATCACCGCCGCTTCCTCCGGTTTCATCTATTACGTCTCACGGGAGGGCGTGACCGGCATGCAGACCAGCGTTTCCAGCAGCATGGAGGAACGGGTCGCCCTCATCCGTCGGCACACCTTCCTGCCCGTCTGTGTCGGATTCGGCATCTCCAATCCCGAACAGGCCCGCCAAGTGGCCCGCGCCGCCCAGGGCGTGGTGGTCGGCAGTGCCATCGTCGACCGCATCGCTTCCTGGCGCAACGAAGCCGACCTCGCCGCCCGACTGGAAGCCTTCGTCCAACCTCTGGCCGCAGCCTGCCACCAGCCATGA
- a CDS encoding polysaccharide deacetylase family protein: MKHLVVSLHDFHPGSLDLIGRQVEELAAWGVGQTSILVVPHFHRERTTASDPASLAFLERCASGGHDLVLHGYYHQQAGHELATLFWSAFYTSGECEFVDLSEGEAKHRIEWGRRLWDERGWPLHGFIAPAWLMPEKHDHLLRRLGFLYTTRLRAFKVLPKALEVASQSLCYSTRSWWRRSASFQWNPVLFSRLRGKPLLRLSLHPRDLEYPELRMQIREIVEMALADGYQPITYAAYAQM; the protein is encoded by the coding sequence ATGAAGCATTTGGTGGTTTCCCTGCACGATTTCCACCCCGGTTCCCTCGATCTGATCGGTCGCCAGGTGGAGGAATTGGCCGCGTGGGGCGTCGGGCAAACCTCCATTCTGGTTGTGCCGCATTTCCACCGTGAACGGACCACCGCCTCCGATCCGGCCTCGCTCGCTTTTCTTGAGCGGTGCGCCTCGGGGGGACATGACCTTGTTTTGCACGGATACTACCACCAGCAGGCGGGTCACGAACTGGCGACCTTGTTCTGGTCCGCCTTCTACACTTCGGGTGAATGCGAGTTTGTCGATTTGAGCGAGGGCGAGGCCAAGCACCGCATTGAATGGGGACGCAGGCTGTGGGACGAACGGGGCTGGCCGCTGCATGGGTTCATCGCCCCGGCCTGGCTGATGCCGGAAAAGCACGATCACCTTCTGCGACGTTTGGGATTCCTCTACACCACCCGGCTGCGGGCGTTCAAGGTCCTGCCCAAGGCGTTGGAGGTGGCCTCGCAAAGCCTTTGTTACAGCACCCGTTCGTGGTGGCGACGCTCGGCCTCGTTCCAATGGAATCCGGTGCTATTCAGCCGCCTGCGGGGCAAGCCCCTGCTGCGGTTGAGCCTGCATCCGCGCGACCTGGAGTATCCCGAGTTGCGGATGCAGATCCGGGAGATTGTGGAAATGGCCTTGGCGGATGGCTACCAGCCGATAACTTACGCGGCGTATGCCCAGATGTGA
- a CDS encoding glycosyltransferase produces the protein MPRCDLQVHSRFSDRPSEWVLRKLGVPESYTDPLVIHQRLAAAGFDFITITDHNRIEGGLQILHLPGSFLSEEVTTYFPADGCKVHLLVWDITEAQHAEIQRLRSNIFELAAYLRAADIAHAVTHPLSGVNHSYTVEHFERLLLLFSCFETLNGNRDPLAGEVTAACLDRLTPEWIDRLADKHGLSPLPPEPWKKARFGSSDDHGGLYLGQTWTECAAAGGHREFLRAVMRGDGAPAGRGGDPLRFSNSIYNLVFSYASDRLGKTAPQGMKLVQDVARRFLEGKNPTHFSWGERLGHLTEAIRTGKAMDFIRPNDPSLNRELATYFLDPRLTTQLDRIIRLEPNAERRSFRMASKIANDLVYRLFRQVIQRIDRGELLESLQPATGMLPILAGVAPYVFSYHTLRTNRPLLRAAARGFLPVVPDALRNSRRAWFTDTLEDVNGVARTIRTMSQAAGQQGHDLTVVTCRSDSQIDDIRLKNFEPVGEFELPEYKLQKLSFPPVLDMIDYIDREGFTELIISTPGPVGMTAMAAGKLLGIPSIGIYHTDFPQYVRILTEDEMMETLMWSFMHWFYSQMDLVYVNSEFYRQCWIDRGFSPSRLDILPRGLDTELFNPKHRERDFWKKRGARHPVLLYVGRVSKEKELGFLVDIFKELRAAGVGCDLAVVGDGPYLDEMKQTCPEAIFTGILTGLELGRAYASADLFVFPSTTDTFGNVVIEAQAAGLPVLVSDVGGPRELVRLEEQGRVLPAGQKSFWVSAIRDLLEHPISRERIMSHVAQLQEKRSWDQAFRRFWQRTAS, from the coding sequence ATGCCCAGATGTGACCTTCAGGTGCACTCCCGTTTTTCCGACCGTCCGTCGGAATGGGTGTTGCGCAAACTCGGGGTTCCGGAAAGTTACACCGATCCCCTGGTGATCCACCAGCGTCTGGCCGCTGCGGGGTTTGATTTCATCACCATCACCGACCACAACCGCATCGAGGGCGGGCTGCAGATCCTCCACCTTCCCGGCAGTTTCCTCAGCGAGGAGGTCACCACGTATTTCCCGGCGGATGGGTGCAAGGTCCATCTGTTGGTCTGGGACATCACCGAGGCCCAACATGCGGAGATCCAGCGGCTGAGGTCCAACATCTTCGAACTGGCCGCCTATCTCCGTGCCGCGGACATCGCCCACGCCGTCACCCACCCGCTCTCCGGGGTGAACCATTCGTACACCGTCGAGCATTTCGAGCGCCTTCTCCTGCTCTTTTCCTGTTTTGAGACCCTCAACGGCAACCGCGATCCCCTGGCGGGAGAGGTCACGGCGGCCTGTCTTGACCGTCTCACACCGGAGTGGATCGACCGTTTGGCGGACAAACACGGACTGAGTCCGCTTCCGCCGGAGCCATGGAAAAAAGCGCGCTTCGGAAGTTCGGACGATCACGGTGGGTTGTATCTCGGCCAGACCTGGACCGAGTGCGCCGCCGCGGGCGGGCACCGGGAGTTTTTGCGCGCGGTCATGCGGGGGGATGGAGCCCCGGCCGGCCGGGGAGGGGACCCGCTCCGTTTCTCCAACAGCATCTACAACCTGGTCTTTTCCTACGCGTCCGACCGGCTGGGCAAGACCGCACCCCAGGGCATGAAACTGGTGCAGGATGTGGCCCGCCGCTTCCTCGAGGGCAAAAATCCCACGCATTTTTCCTGGGGGGAAAGACTGGGTCACCTCACCGAAGCCATCCGCACGGGCAAGGCCATGGATTTCATCCGGCCCAACGACCCCTCCCTCAACCGCGAACTGGCGACTTACTTCCTCGACCCGAGATTGACCACCCAGCTGGACCGGATCATCCGCCTGGAGCCCAATGCCGAGCGGCGCTCCTTCCGCATGGCTTCGAAGATCGCCAACGATCTGGTCTACCGTCTTTTCCGGCAAGTCATCCAGCGGATAGACCGGGGCGAGCTGCTGGAAAGCCTCCAACCGGCCACCGGCATGCTGCCCATCCTGGCGGGGGTGGCCCCTTATGTGTTTTCCTATCATACACTGCGCACCAACAGGCCGTTGCTGCGGGCCGCGGCCCGGGGTTTCCTGCCCGTGGTTCCCGACGCCCTGCGCAACAGCCGCCGGGCCTGGTTCACCGATACCCTCGAGGACGTCAATGGCGTGGCCCGCACCATCCGCACCATGTCCCAGGCGGCCGGACAGCAGGGCCACGACCTCACGGTGGTGACCTGCCGATCCGACAGCCAGATTGATGACATCCGGTTGAAGAACTTCGAACCGGTGGGTGAGTTCGAATTGCCGGAGTACAAGCTGCAGAAACTCAGTTTCCCCCCGGTGCTCGACATGATCGACTACATCGACCGGGAGGGGTTCACCGAATTGATCATCAGCACGCCCGGGCCGGTCGGGATGACGGCAATGGCGGCGGGCAAGCTGCTGGGTATCCCGTCGATCGGGATTTACCACACCGATTTCCCCCAATACGTGCGCATCCTGACCGAGGATGAGATGATGGAGACCCTGATGTGGAGCTTCATGCACTGGTTTTACTCCCAGATGGATTTGGTCTACGTGAACTCCGAGTTTTACCGGCAGTGTTGGATCGACCGGGGATTTTCCCCTTCCCGTTTGGACATCCTTCCGCGCGGATTGGATACCGAACTCTTCAATCCCAAACACCGTGAGCGCGATTTCTGGAAAAAGCGGGGCGCCCGCCATCCGGTCCTGCTCTACGTCGGGCGGGTTTCCAAGGAAAAAGAACTGGGCTTCCTGGTGGATATCTTCAAGGAACTGCGTGCGGCGGGCGTGGGCTGCGACCTGGCCGTGGTCGGCGACGGGCCCTATCTGGATGAAATGAAACAAACCTGCCCGGAGGCCATTTTCACCGGCATCCTGACCGGTTTGGAACTGGGGCGGGCCTATGCCTCGGCCGATCTTTTTGTTTTCCCCAGCACGACCGACACTTTTGGTAATGTGGTCATCGAAGCCCAGGCAGCGGGACTGCCGGTCCTGGTCTCGGACGTGGGTGGGCCACGTGAATTGGTGCGTCTGGAGGAACAGGGACGTGTGCTTCCGGCTGGACAAAAATCCTTTTGGGTGTCGGCCATCCGCGATTTGCTGGAACACCCCATCAGTCGTGAGCGGATCATGAGCCACGTGGCTCAATTGCAGGAAAAGCGAAGTTGGGATCAGGCTTTTCGCCGGTTTTGGCAGCGTACGGCATCGTGA
- a CDS encoding polysaccharide deacetylase family protein encodes MLRRAEFLKMTALGVGVGSVLPAWAAEPEPVKPDEAKTRLNAHFVNHGPGFNNRLALTFDDGPTPGVTEIVLKELARRSIPATFFMIGRNADAYPSLAKEVAAAGHEIGNHSYTHPALSGLSEERVNYELQKTQDVLEGINGRPPAWFRPPYGAFRRDQGPIPRCKSLGVALWSVDPRDWSRPGSSTIVQRVVSAAAPGSIVLLHDLHSQTAEACGAMLDQLMEKDFQFVRLSQLLGEPYGEFYTAQS; translated from the coding sequence ATGTTGAGGAGGGCCGAATTCCTGAAAATGACCGCACTCGGAGTGGGTGTGGGGTCGGTCCTGCCCGCTTGGGCCGCCGAACCTGAACCGGTCAAACCCGACGAAGCCAAAACCCGGCTCAATGCACACTTCGTCAATCACGGGCCGGGTTTCAACAACCGTCTGGCCCTGACTTTCGATGACGGGCCGACCCCCGGCGTGACAGAAATCGTTCTCAAAGAACTGGCCCGCCGTTCCATCCCCGCCACTTTTTTCATGATCGGCCGCAATGCCGATGCCTACCCCTCTCTGGCCAAGGAAGTGGCCGCGGCCGGACACGAGATCGGCAACCATTCCTACACCCACCCCGCCCTCAGCGGGCTGAGTGAGGAAAGGGTCAATTACGAACTTCAAAAAACCCAGGATGTCCTCGAGGGCATCAACGGCCGCCCCCCGGCTTGGTTCCGTCCACCCTATGGGGCCTTCCGCCGCGATCAGGGCCCGATACCCCGCTGCAAATCGCTCGGAGTGGCCCTCTGGTCCGTCGACCCGCGTGACTGGTCACGCCCCGGTTCCTCCACCATCGTCCAGCGTGTGGTCTCGGCTGCCGCACCGGGATCGATCGTCCTCCTCCACGATCTCCACAGCCAAACCGCCGAGGCCTGTGGCGCCATGCTAGACCAATTGATGGAAAAGGACTTCCAGTTTGTCCGGCTTTCCCAGTTGCTTGGAGAACCCTACGGCGAGTTCTACACCGCCCAAAGCTGA